Proteins from a single region of Leptospira venezuelensis:
- a CDS encoding glycosyltransferase family 4 protein, translating into MLKKENLKYKPRVAVDARPLSYGITGNSRYLAEVLQRLLRPDSPLEYYLYSNKPIHPVFNHLIGLTPTFIPSKLPGVLWLNFTIPSLIKKHRIDLFWGTLQLLPAFGLKVPTLVNYHDLNFRSAPETMTTANYWQHKIMSPITLKKADKVLCLSQNTKNDILDFLPELESKLEVVYPGVQGFESVSSPEKTLPKNFLFSVGTLEPRKNLNTLVEAYLSLKKEEPNFPYPLVLAGRLGWKSEGLTSILKEGGLEKDGIYFIENPDDSKLGWLYKNCSYFIFPSLHEGFGLPLLEAIRENKPCIVSDIPVFHEVLDEFTDSFVSPKNLEAWKNALSLTAKKGIYGRKPSRNDWSWDSTAKQVENSLVELWKSRKKNS; encoded by the coding sequence ATGCTAAAAAAGGAAAATTTAAAATATAAACCAAGGGTCGCAGTGGATGCAAGGCCCTTGTCTTATGGGATCACCGGCAATTCCAGATATCTTGCTGAAGTTTTGCAAAGACTTTTACGTCCAGATTCTCCTTTAGAATATTATCTTTATTCGAATAAACCCATTCATCCTGTTTTCAACCATTTAATAGGGCTGACTCCTACTTTTATTCCAAGTAAACTTCCAGGTGTTCTATGGTTGAACTTTACCATACCTTCTTTGATAAAAAAACATAGGATCGATCTTTTTTGGGGAACATTGCAGTTACTTCCCGCATTCGGCTTAAAGGTCCCTACATTAGTAAATTATCATGATCTAAATTTTAGATCTGCTCCCGAGACAATGACCACTGCAAATTATTGGCAACACAAGATCATGTCCCCTATCACTTTGAAAAAAGCAGATAAGGTTCTTTGTCTTTCTCAAAATACTAAGAATGATATTTTGGATTTTTTACCTGAATTAGAATCTAAATTAGAAGTTGTGTATCCAGGAGTCCAAGGTTTCGAATCAGTATCTTCTCCTGAAAAAACTCTTCCTAAAAATTTTCTATTCTCGGTTGGGACATTAGAACCTAGGAAAAATTTAAATACTCTTGTAGAAGCGTATCTTTCTTTAAAAAAAGAAGAACCGAACTTTCCCTACCCTCTTGTCCTTGCGGGAAGACTTGGCTGGAAATCAGAAGGGCTGACCTCCATTTTGAAAGAAGGTGGCTTGGAGAAGGACGGGATCTATTTTATAGAAAATCCGGATGATTCTAAGCTAGGTTGGCTCTACAAAAATTGTTCTTATTTTATCTTCCCTTCTTTGCATGAAGGTTTTGGTTTGCCTTTATTAGAGGCAATCCGAGAAAACAAACCATGCATTGTTTCCGATATTCCTGTTTTCCACGAGGTTTTGGATGAATTTACCGATTCATTCGTTTCTCCTAAGAATCTAGAGGCTTGGAAAAACGCACTTTCCCTGACCGCTAAAAAAGGGATCTATGGCAGAAAGCCGAGTAGAAACGATTGGTCCTGGGATTCCACCGCAAAGCAGGTCGAAAACTCTCTCGTAGAACTTTGGAAATCAAGAAAGAAAAACTCCTAG
- a CDS encoding AAA family ATPase — translation MLKKILPGQTEIRFKAAKPAKLNGLPDFLVFHKEEVRTFRQALENPGLFRHILITGPEIEANLLQFGQYLEEIVKDQPVVAEPNPTLLSLAGFPFENKYRPGKISEANGGLLLLPIKPFVEDPDLYYFLKGVLLTGKIDFLSLPEGSDSTNINRFHPSIDSRFRLILVGEETEVDSISQIDADFYGSFDFKIHMPYEISLEKSWLPVFSGLLKSWEKPGYPPLDQAALDSLLELALRWNDSQTRLSLHLSELRSFVREVLAFNNKGKKSVGRAEIEAGPSLIQKRTAIHKRKYIENIKEGLISVPLKGKKTGRINGLSVILLQSSLLDFGQVNQVSARVSLGSGNLINIEREVNLSGSLHDKGVFILQSYIKGMFSHTQSFGLDASILFEQNSSPIDGDSASCAELLALLSALSGLEIPCNIAVTGALSQYGDILPVGSVNTKIQAWFDVIRLTGSPREKYKIYIPKDNMRDLNLPREIRESMKKGNFQIFYCSHVEDLIPDIFGVAAGRISKSGKYPNGSLFRIIEERIDRKRDGEEA, via the coding sequence GTGTTAAAAAAGATTCTTCCTGGGCAAACTGAGATCAGATTTAAAGCGGCAAAGCCGGCCAAACTTAACGGACTGCCTGACTTTTTAGTATTTCATAAGGAAGAGGTGAGAACATTTCGCCAGGCCCTGGAAAACCCTGGGCTCTTCCGACATATCCTGATCACCGGTCCAGAGATTGAAGCAAACCTTCTACAATTCGGACAGTACCTCGAAGAGATTGTAAAAGACCAGCCAGTAGTAGCAGAACCAAATCCAACCTTATTATCCCTGGCAGGTTTTCCTTTTGAGAATAAATATAGACCAGGAAAAATTTCAGAAGCAAACGGTGGACTTTTACTTCTTCCTATCAAACCATTTGTAGAAGATCCGGACCTTTATTATTTTCTGAAAGGTGTACTGCTTACCGGTAAAATAGATTTTCTTTCTCTTCCGGAAGGATCGGACTCTACAAATATCAATCGATTTCATCCAAGTATAGATTCCAGATTTAGACTCATCTTAGTGGGAGAAGAAACAGAAGTGGATTCTATCTCTCAGATCGACGCTGACTTTTACGGAAGTTTTGATTTTAAGATACATATGCCTTACGAGATCAGTCTTGAAAAATCCTGGCTTCCTGTTTTTTCAGGGCTGCTCAAATCTTGGGAGAAGCCTGGCTATCCTCCTTTGGACCAAGCGGCCCTTGACTCTCTTCTGGAACTTGCACTTAGATGGAATGATAGCCAAACTAGACTCTCTCTTCATCTTTCGGAACTTCGCTCCTTTGTAAGAGAAGTATTAGCTTTTAATAATAAAGGAAAGAAGTCTGTAGGAAGAGCAGAGATAGAAGCTGGTCCTTCTCTCATCCAAAAAAGAACTGCAATCCACAAAAGAAAATATATAGAAAATATCAAAGAGGGCCTGATCTCAGTTCCTCTCAAAGGAAAAAAGACGGGGCGGATTAACGGGCTCTCGGTAATTTTATTACAATCTTCTCTTTTAGATTTTGGGCAAGTGAACCAAGTATCCGCCAGGGTTTCCTTGGGCTCGGGAAATCTGATCAATATAGAAAGGGAAGTTAATCTTTCAGGAAGCCTACACGACAAGGGAGTGTTTATCCTACAATCATATATAAAAGGAATGTTTTCTCATACTCAGTCCTTTGGTTTGGATGCTTCTATTCTATTTGAGCAAAATAGTTCCCCGATTGACGGGGATTCTGCCAGTTGTGCCGAACTTCTCGCTCTTCTTTCCGCGCTCTCTGGTTTAGAGATCCCCTGTAATATTGCGGTGACTGGTGCTCTTTCCCAGTATGGGGATATCCTACCTGTGGGTTCTGTGAATACTAAGATCCAGGCCTGGTTCGATGTGATCCGTTTGACAGGCTCTCCCAGAGAGAAATATAAAATTTACATTCCTAAAGATAATATGAGAGATCTGAACCTTCCGAGAGAAATCCGAGAAAGTATGAAAAAGGGAAATTTCCAGATATTCTACTGTTCCCATGTAGAGGACCTGATTCCTGATATTTTTGGGGTCGCAGCAGGTAGGATCTCCAAATCAGGAAAATACCCAAATGGTTCCCTTTTTAGGATTATCGAAGAGCGGATAGATCGCAAGAGGGACGGCGAAGAGGCCTAA
- the queA gene encoding tRNA preQ1(34) S-adenosylmethionine ribosyltransferase-isomerase QueA translates to MEFQDLSEFDFELPEDQIAKFPAAKRDKSRLLVLGRTQDFLKEETEFSKILNYLREGDVLVANATRVSKRRVFLVTKTGRRHEAMFLAETELGIWKTLTRNSKKLKIGDQLYDEETGKFLFSVIRKEEEFTIFQSETSLDENSFELIGRTPIPPYFKRESTSEDDIRYQTVYSKNLGSVAAPTAGLHFTPELLEELRKGKIEFLTLELKVGYGTFQSLNEDHFANKTLHEEEFDLPIETKSILDSAKKNSKRIISVGTTTLRALESAYDPNTKTFRPGKGKTRLFLQPEDSILSCEGLITNFHLPQSSLLLLVSAFAEKEKILKAYKFAIEQNFRFFSYGDSMLILDPEKV, encoded by the coding sequence ATGGAATTCCAAGATCTGTCCGAATTTGATTTCGAACTTCCCGAAGATCAGATCGCAAAATTCCCCGCTGCCAAAAGAGATAAGAGTAGGCTGCTTGTTTTAGGAAGGACCCAAGACTTCTTAAAAGAAGAAACCGAATTTTCCAAAATATTAAACTATCTCCGAGAAGGAGATGTACTAGTAGCAAATGCAACCAGAGTTTCTAAGCGACGAGTATTCTTAGTTACTAAAACGGGCAGAAGACATGAGGCAATGTTCCTTGCTGAAACGGAACTCGGGATTTGGAAAACGCTCACTAGAAATTCTAAGAAGCTAAAGATCGGAGATCAGCTCTACGACGAAGAAACTGGGAAATTCCTTTTTTCAGTTATAAGAAAAGAAGAAGAATTTACGATCTTTCAATCTGAAACCTCCCTTGATGAAAATTCATTTGAACTTATTGGTCGCACTCCAATCCCTCCATACTTTAAAAGAGAAAGCACTTCAGAAGATGATATTCGTTATCAAACTGTGTATTCTAAAAACCTAGGTTCTGTTGCAGCTCCTACCGCAGGTTTACATTTTACTCCGGAGTTATTAGAGGAGCTGAGAAAAGGAAAAATAGAATTTCTGACACTAGAGCTGAAAGTTGGATATGGCACATTCCAATCTTTGAACGAAGATCACTTTGCGAATAAAACTTTACATGAAGAAGAATTCGATCTTCCTATCGAAACCAAAAGTATTTTGGATTCTGCCAAGAAAAATAGTAAAAGGATTATCTCTGTAGGCACTACTACATTGAGAGCCTTGGAGTCCGCTTACGACCCAAACACCAAAACGTTCAGACCAGGCAAAGGAAAAACAAGACTGTTTTTACAACCTGAGGATTCTATCCTGAGCTGCGAAGGTTTGATCACTAATTTCCATCTTCCCCAGAGTAGTTTACTTTTATTAGTAAGTGCCTTTGCTGAAAAAGAAAAAATACTGAAAGCTTATAAATTCGCTATAGAACAAAATTTTCGTTTCTTTTCCTACGGAGATTCCATGTTGATTTTAGATCCTGAAAAAGTCTGA
- a CDS encoding YbaB/EbfC family nucleoid-associated protein codes for MFGKSLDNLKQMNQMRVRMKKLEKELEALSFEGKSKNELVVCITDGKQTVQEIRIEDSLLAKNDKKLLQKSIKQAVNQSMEAAQKVAEERMGEFKSLLSGMP; via the coding sequence ATGTTCGGCAAAAGTTTAGATAATCTAAAACAAATGAACCAGATGCGGGTTCGTATGAAAAAATTGGAGAAGGAGCTCGAAGCTCTAAGTTTCGAGGGCAAATCCAAGAACGAATTAGTAGTTTGCATTACTGATGGTAAACAAACCGTGCAAGAGATCCGTATCGAAGATTCTTTACTTGCTAAAAATGATAAAAAACTACTTCAAAAAAGTATAAAGCAGGCTGTGAACCAATCCATGGAAGCTGCCCAAAAAGTTGCGGAAGAAAGAATGGGAGAATTTAAATCTCTTCTTTCTGGAATGCCTTAA
- a CDS encoding LIC20162 family protein, which yields MKKSDISKSVWWNWENSDTEIRSAKIKKSKLKINYIPPSFAILVYGVFLFYLFPLRTLVSTWIFKFVELLQITKVLKLSLLLDKRLYDYTALFVISYIAFAFFLDLVRFLRKNLFQTFITEENRLAVTKWGFLGKETIRWNPDQTGLQIHHKSGWFRSLLGFEKLSFRIHINEAENSVLAESPYFFSKNNSEFLSSVFRSV from the coding sequence ATGAAGAAATCCGATATATCCAAATCCGTATGGTGGAATTGGGAGAATTCCGATACGGAAATTAGATCTGCAAAGATCAAAAAAAGTAAATTAAAGATCAATTATATACCTCCTTCCTTTGCCATCTTGGTTTACGGAGTATTTTTATTCTATTTATTCCCTTTAAGAACCTTAGTCTCTACTTGGATTTTCAAATTTGTAGAATTACTGCAAATCACCAAAGTACTAAAACTTTCTCTTTTACTTGATAAAAGACTCTACGATTACACTGCTCTTTTTGTGATCTCTTATATCGCATTCGCGTTCTTTTTGGATCTAGTCCGATTCTTAAGAAAGAATCTATTCCAAACTTTTATTACGGAAGAAAATAGACTCGCAGTTACCAAATGGGGATTTTTAGGAAAAGAAACAATTCGTTGGAATCCGGACCAAACAGGTTTACAGATCCATCATAAATCTGGATGGTTCCGTTCACTTTTAGGTTTCGAAAAACTTTCTTTTAGAATTCATATCAACGAAGCGGAAAATTCAGTTCTCGCGGAATCTCCTTACTTCTTCTCAAAAAATAATTCTGAATTTTTGTCTTCCGTTTTTAGATCCGTTTAA
- a CDS encoding glycosyltransferase family 87 protein has product MRIDLKKSGPVLVFFLFLAFLYANGFSRTGQSSDFSDYYEASRNFKQGKDLYSLDALSEVVQEFESGKLKIDQIFDPEVFFRIKSKVENVGSYIYPPTFAFLLIPISGLPFEVASGIFFTINFIALIFSLLLIGKLLGREKSFLFLSAVLLLSLRFVENHQNNNQVGFLLLLLILVSVSVQKDWLSGLVLALAIVIKITPAAFLFYFIYKKRPMVIVYTVIFALGWIVLPALYNPEFTWKMNQTWYDLVLEKYLKSPALRAWKNNQSLNSTLAKYFLAYSDLLNQGRFGMPFTTLTVNQVKIISGILSLGIAGPYLYKAFKGASEGFILSGLFFFSVIFSGISWIHAFVFLLFPTAFILSKLWPEQGEPLLVWEKWKVKLIEYKSATIFVSISILVLLLNRSFIGNIAEEAILMFSFLLYTSLVQYVCIFYSDKTA; this is encoded by the coding sequence ATGCGGATCGACCTCAAAAAATCCGGCCCTGTTTTAGTATTCTTTCTATTCTTAGCTTTTCTTTACGCAAACGGGTTTAGTCGCACAGGACAATCATCCGATTTTTCAGACTATTACGAAGCCTCCCGTAATTTCAAACAAGGCAAGGATCTGTATAGCCTGGATGCGTTGTCTGAAGTGGTCCAGGAATTCGAAAGTGGCAAATTAAAAATAGATCAGATATTCGATCCGGAAGTGTTTTTTAGGATCAAATCAAAAGTGGAGAATGTAGGTTCTTACATTTATCCTCCCACTTTCGCGTTCCTGCTCATACCGATTTCAGGTCTTCCATTTGAAGTTGCCTCTGGTATATTCTTTACGATCAATTTTATTGCACTGATTTTTAGTCTTCTACTGATCGGGAAACTATTAGGAAGAGAGAAGTCCTTTCTATTCTTATCTGCCGTTTTACTTTTATCTTTGCGATTTGTAGAAAATCACCAAAACAATAACCAAGTTGGCTTCTTGTTATTACTACTGATCTTAGTTTCGGTTTCAGTTCAAAAAGATTGGTTGTCTGGACTTGTTTTGGCTCTAGCAATCGTAATCAAGATCACACCTGCCGCTTTTTTATTCTATTTCATATACAAAAAAAGACCAATGGTGATCGTTTACACAGTTATCTTTGCATTAGGTTGGATTGTTTTACCGGCATTGTACAATCCAGAGTTTACTTGGAAGATGAACCAAACATGGTACGATTTGGTTTTAGAAAAATATCTAAAATCTCCCGCTTTACGTGCTTGGAAGAATAACCAGAGTTTAAATTCTACTCTGGCAAAATACTTCTTAGCATATTCCGATTTGCTAAACCAGGGAAGATTCGGAATGCCGTTTACAACTCTAACTGTAAATCAAGTAAAGATTATTTCTGGTATTTTAAGTTTAGGAATTGCAGGTCCTTATTTGTATAAAGCATTCAAGGGTGCTTCGGAAGGATTTATTTTATCCGGATTATTTTTCTTTTCCGTAATTTTCAGCGGGATCTCTTGGATACACGCATTTGTATTTTTATTATTCCCAACAGCATTCATTCTTTCTAAACTTTGGCCGGAGCAAGGGGAACCACTTTTGGTATGGGAGAAGTGGAAAGTTAAACTAATAGAATATAAATCTGCTACGATATTTGTCTCTATTTCTATTTTGGTCCTACTCTTAAATAGGAGTTTTATAGGAAATATTGCAGAAGAAGCGATATTGATGTTCTCCTTCTTATTATATACATCTTTAGTACAATATGTGTGTATTTTCTATTCGGACAAAACTGCTTAG